AGTCCCAAGATCTGTTCATACAACATTGACTGGTGCTGAGAATATTGTGGAGAATGTAGGATATGGCACATTGGCCTCTTCCTGGGAACTTAACATGGAACAAATTGGTGATATTATGGAAATTCCAATACACAACCAGGTTCATGATAGGTATCTCTATCCACAGATTTATTTTCGTGCCTACATGTTTGAGGAATCTATGGGAGACATAATTCAAGCTTGGCCATGAATCAAGGCATGATTACGAATAATGGATCATGATTTTATTTGGTGGGCTAGCTAGCAATTTTCTGGAACAGTTTCCTTGTTTATTTACCTTATGTAAATGTTAGATTGCGATGTGTAAAAAAGACTTCTTGTCTCTAATGTATGACTACTAAATACTAAACAACAGAGGTTTGAACCTTAAAGTGATGACTATAGGGATTGCATGCATCTGGACGTCATGATTCTCCCCAGAAGATGCTGgttttgtgtgtgtttttttcagTTGCATGCATTGCCATGCAGTATGATTAATGGGGATGTTTTCTCTCCTTTTACATCCGTCATCAGTCAAATGTGCTGAATTCTTATGAAGCTTTTTTTCAACAAAAGATTTGTTTGTTTGCACGAGCAATGCCAAAATAAAAAGATAGTCTTGCCTCCCAACTGTTTTAACTACCCATGCATTACGGATTCTTGCTTCCTGCATGGGGTAGTGGTGATGGTTAGTTAGCTTTATCAGTCACTGGTGATGTCACCTTATTAGATAAGGAGCCAGCCAGTACTCTTGTATGAAAAATATATACACGACTACTCGCCAACTCTCTTAAAAACTATATTTgaaatttaaggaagtgttaaCGGGTCTCGTTGCAATTATGTAATAATCAGAAGTTATTTTTTTCCCTGTTATAGTTATAAAATTCCTTgtacacacacaaatatatatgtatatataatttgattCCCACAAGCTATGAagcattaaaatgtattaaaTATACTTAAAAAAGTTTATATTAAATTTCAACAAAAATGAGCTAGCCTTGTACGTGTTTTCCACAGCAGTATGCTTTAATTTTACTCAAAGTAATTGTAAAACAAAATAGACATGGTAATATATTCACATAATTTAAGAACCGTGGttagttaaaaattaaaaaaaataaataaatgtaagGAATCTCATTTGCTAAGTGAAGACACGTTTGACTAGGAGCACTTTATGGACTGCCTTTTTAACCTAACGCAATGATTTTGGTAGTTCAGATACGAAACAAAATCGTGTTGGAGTGCAAACGAGCACGTGTCCCAAACAAAACGTATTTTTCCTACCGCGACCTGACGGCTATCGAAATCAACGGCGATTATTTATCCACGTCATCACCTCTCCAGCATATTTCCTTTCCCCTCTACACGAATATTCCAAACCACCCATCTTCCATAAATCCGCGTTTGGCACCAAAAAAACAGGATTATATCTTTGCAAAAATCACAttcctttaaaaaaaaaattttttaaaaaaaaaacaaataatgaCTGTGTAGTCTTTTACCTTATTTTAATCTGTAAAATCGGAAAAATTGAAATGACTTAACTATATGCTAAACTTAACTATATGCTACTCCAAGTGCTTCCTACACCTCATAAATTGGATGCATGATATGtgaattgtttaaaaaatactatatatatatatatatatatatatatatataaataatacacATGTTAATTATCCAatacatttaaaatttatttataaaatatttcctTCTTTTGTATTTATGAGAGGAGGAAATTTCCTTTTTAAGAACCTTATTGTGAttcttgaaaatattaaaaCGCCAAACAGGCCCTAATGAGTAAAAGAGGTATATAATCTGTTTTCTTTCCATTCTGCGGTATTTCCTCCGTGTATCTCTACGCAACCGCAAAAATTCTCCCAAGACAAGAATCCAGCGCCCTCCCAAATTCCCCGAAAATTATTTAATGGATAAATTGGTTTCCGGTTCCAATTATCAGTTGTTGTTTCGCACAGTGTATTCGTGCTCTTCCCAATTTAAACTCGCCGATTTTCTCTTTTCCATTGCTCAATTTCATCGTTTCGTTTTTTATCAATGTTTTATTTCTTCTTTCTAACGTCGATTCGAGTAATCTCACTGCATCATGGGTAGAAGTAAGTTTTTTACAGTGCTCCCCTGGTATAATCGGGTCGATTTTGTTCAAAAAGTAGAAAATTAGGTCTTTATCGCTGTTTTCTGTAATTATAATATGGATCATTATTTTGGATTCTTTTTTTTTAGTAATCTGGTTCTGGTGTAGTTTGTCATCCATTGACTCAAAATTTGTGTTTATTTTTTAGAGCCAGCATATGGAAatggaaaatttatttttatgtgatTAATTTGTGGATATTTAGGAAGTTCTCAGAAAAAGAATGCTGCTATGCTGGATAGTGATGATGCCGACAGTGTAAGTTCATCGTCAACTGTGCAAACAGATAACATGTTGATGTCTAGGGTTGAGGAAGAGCAGGTGGATACAGAGACTTTCCTTGATCAATGCCTGGACGCCTTGTATGAGAAGAGGTAGTTCGACAATTTTTTCGTTATTTGGTTATTGTGGTATTAGTTAGAAATAAAATGGGTGTGAATACATGAAAATGCTATCTTCTTCAGCCTTTTGCATAGATTTAATGATTGGTAAATGGATTCGTTGAAACACATCACTTGACCAAAGGAAGGAGATAAAGAACACTaacaaaaatgtttttaaaattttgttttcagAGGGTCTACGAGAGAAAAGGCGTTGGCATCAATAATTGAAGCCTTTACCAACAGTTTGGAGCATGAGTTTGTTGAAAAGAAGTATGCTTATTCTTTGTTTCTGGTGTTTTAGTAGTTAGCTCATTAGCCCATCTaatatctttaattttttttacctaTTGTCAAAAATTGAGCGTTCCATTATGAACCATCTTTTGGTGTGGTTGATTGGTCAATGAACGCAATAGTTACTAGCACATTCAACATTATTTCTAAAAGGGAAATAATGAGTGGTATGTTGAACTTATGTAAAATTTAAATTGATACTCTAACAAATAATATGTTGAATTTAAAGATTTGAAGGTGTCATTGTATCTAAATTGGCAAGGAATCTATGCTACAAATGAGTCGAGTTTATAATTCAGAAAAGGGAGTGTTCATTGATATGGAACATGACACTGAGTTGATGATCAGATGATATGCTTTGAACCTTTTTTAAACTTTTCGTATATTTCTCAACACTTCCAATTTTGATTTGCCAGATGAACTTCTCCCCTATCTTGATAGTTTTCAGCAATTGGTCAAGGGTTCATACGTGTTGAATGTTGAGGGATTGAATTTTGATTTTGCATTGGAGTTTTATTGTCCCTTCTTTCTTATGAGGATTGTCATTTAGGTTCAAGAATATTATTCTGTCTCTCTTTTAGGTTTGCTACATTACTGCACCAATGCTTGAATTCAATCAAGAAGGGTTCGGCCAAGGAGATTGCTTTGGCATCTAATGTTATAGGTGTTTCCCATACCCTTGGTACAATCATCCTTAATCTGGGAGCTTATTAGTAGGCTAACTTTTATTCATTGTGCATCTACTTCTAGGACTTTTAGCCCTGACCACAGGTCAGGGGGGGGAAGCACAAGAAATATTGGAAGAATCAATATCTCCTATATTAGAGGCTCTTAAAACTCGACCTGAAATATCTAAAATATCTTCGGTAAGCAAAATGTTACTGCCCACATTGTTGTCTTACCGTCTATTTATACCTGAACTAATGTTTTGTGGAATCATGCTGGCTTATTACAGTTGCTTGAATGTTTGGCTGTTATTACATTTGTTGGTGGTGAAGAACCAGAGAAAACAGAGAAATCTATGCAAATAATGTGGCAAATGGCCCATCCAAAATTGGGTACCAATGTATgtatgtgtttaattaatttgggTTAGATATCTTTGCTTATGCTGCATTGTGTTGAATGTACACACACACATTCATAAAGTTCAGTAGTTACTGGATGCAGTTCAGTTGTTTCTCAATTCTCAGTCATACTATCGGTAATGTTTCTGTTTGTTGCATTTGGAAACTTTAGGTTGCTGCTGCCAAACCTTCTGTGGCAATGATAACGATGGTTGTCTCTTCCTGGTCATTTCTTCTTACCACCATGAATGGACGAACCCTGAACCCAAAAATTTGGCAAGAGTTAGTGACATTTTATGTTTAGCTTGACTTTCTCATCATTATATATGCTTGTAATTAAGTTCCAATGCTTATTCTAGTTTGTGAATGTTCTCTTGAAAACAATGCAGGTCAATCACCTATCTCTCTAGTCTGCTGGACAAGGATGACAGATCACTACGAATTGCTGTTGGTGAAGCACTTGCTTTAATTTTTGAGATAGGGAGCCTGGAGAAATTCTGTGGTGATGCTAAAGTCTCTGGCGACACCTCTGTGGATAACGTGAATGATTCTCGAAAATTAATGTCAATACATGGGTTAAGAAATAAAATTCTTAACCAAGTGAGAAGCCTCTCTTCTGAGGCAGGTGGTAAAGGTTCTGCAAAGAAAGATCTCAATAGTCAGAGGAATATATTTCGAGATATTGTGGATTTTCTTGAGGTCATTTATTTAATCTAATATGCTTTATATTGGAACTATTGTTGAACAAAATAAGTTGAATATCAGctcaaaaaattaataatgtatcAGGATGGTTATACTCCTGAAACGTCGATGAAGATTGGTGGAGATTCCTTAAATATGAATACATGGGCTGAATTGATACAGGTCTTTATTATCAACTTAGAATATTTACCAAGGTGATATCTTTTTGGAATTGATTTTTCTAATTTTTGCAACTGATAGCTAAACTTCCTGAAGCATTTCCTTGGAGGAGGATTTCTGAAGCACATGCAGGTACAATTCTATCTAGATTTAAGAAGAATGGCTCCTATTCACTATGCTTTCACAGATATtatccatttgtttctttgtcCTGTTTTTATAGGAAAATCAATTCCTACAAGATACCCTTGGTTTCACTCCTAAGAAAAAGCTTCTTGCAGGAGTTGAGAATCGTATGTCAAATGGTGAAAAGGTTTGTCTGATGTTACATTCTCAAAGCTGTTTCCTTTTGTTGTGGTTAAGTATCTCTCTTGTCTTATCTTTAGATGGGATGATAATGTTTGTCGTAGATTGTTATTGTTACGATGCAGTCTTATCCCAGTCTCACGGTTTGCTAATAACCTATGTCTTCATATTTTGTTAAAGAAAGTTTTTGACACCAAACTCTGGAACCCTTGGATGCAGACgttaaattttttattgaacttgatgtttgattattttcttctctttgttattttacttaatttataatatattatattgtgGAGTCGGGCTGTCATTATATGATATCCAGTAGTAGAATATGGTGATTTGCTCATCTGTCAATCCTTGTCATTTACTTCTTTGTCCTGTTAAATGTTCTTCTCTTTGCTGCTCCTTACTTGACAGAGGATGTACAAGTCTCCCAACTCTGCCCTTAACAAGGCAAGAACACAATTACTAAACAAACAGCGGATGTTATCTCAGGTATTTCATTTTCTTCAAGTCTTATTTTCGCTCTGGATGATATTTCACATTCATACGCGTCTCTTCCTCCGggcaattaataaaaattaaattggcAGCATGCACAATGTAATATAATTACATCTGGTAATCTTTTTTGTTTACCTGCTTTCACATTCACCTTTTTGTTCATCATGCAACTTCAATACTATGCTATGTTATCTAAGCGTAGTCTCTTCATGGATTTGATTAGCTAGTACAATTATCTGCAGGATATGAACTCTGGCCACTATGCAGTTGCCTTTGCTGATGAATAAATCACCCTCTTCTTTTGCATTTTTGTATTGAAGAAAGCGTTGAAATATTTAATTGCATTTTTAAGAAATATATTTCCAGACAAATAAGAGAGGCTATCCATTGTCTTGTGACTTGGACTTCTACTGCCTTAGAACTTATGTAAGCAGACCACCAAAACCAAGGTGGGTATGGGACTATCTGCCTCTGTTCATTATCGTGCTGTTTGCTGTCTTCAATGTTTGATATTACAAAGTTTCCAGTTAACGTTGAGTTTGTAGTAGTGACTACATTAatggataaaaatattttatccattaatattaatttttttatcgaTGTGATTTTTAAAGAATAAGTCAATAATTTGTTgtaattaaattttaagttaatttaatatatttaattgataaagtaatatatttttaaaattatggaaCAATAATATTTCAATATGAATAAAAATAGTTTCATTATTTTAGCAAAATGTTAATatcttaattttgtttttacaaaatgtttcactacaaaataaataaaaaaaatatttgtacttcAAAATATAGACGTTTAAATATTTgtaattatataaaaatttaatatatttaattttataaaattatcttTATACGTgttcataaatttttaaaaatgtattaatatattaattaattacacaaactatatatatttttgagtgAATAAATTTTTTCTATTCATTATCATATAGGAATTTTAAGTTCAATcaaaatcaagtcatatatcaacaaaatatagaaaataatttgcataagaatttaataaaataaattttaattattaaaaataattatttctttCCAGGAATCAAATATTCTAATTGTTTTGTTATTtattgtaattatattttttattaaaaaattaataaatatgatTTCAAATCTCACAACTTTTGTAATCAgaagtcaatttttttttaaaaaaaaaattctaagagAATTGGAAAATATACGGAGAAGATAAATATGAATTAACTAGGATTTGAATAGAGACTAAATTTAATAGATATGAAAGTGAGTCATgtaagtttgagatatatttcatttataaattacattcatatatttaggttgaaagaaatataatttttgatattttagaGTTGTATTTAGCATTGATTTTTGTATTTAATAGAATTTTGCGGaatcattaaaattttattgacATATGGATTATCTCTGTATTTCTGTGAAGTTTTTAAAAGTTAAGTTTGAATATTATATAACTTTTAAAAATTCTACATAAGTTTACTTTGAATATTAATAACTTTTTGTAGAATATATAAATGATTATATTGAATACAAGTGTACTTTTAAACTccacaaaaataattaaaaatatataaccaATACGGCCTCTAACATTCTAGAGGTAGATTTTTTATCAAATCCAAATAAGTTCTTGTTGATTGTTAAAAAGCCAATTAGTATCCAGTCTCCACTttaaaaaatgatatatgagtCCATTGTGTATTCAATAAATATTAAAGCACATAACACaattataaaaaaacaaaaaatgttTTTGATTAGTTCAAAGATTTGAGAGGACTTTTAAAATCTTTGAGTTGCTAGGATATTAAATCAACCAGCTTCATCTCATTCGAATTTCCCCTGCTACATGTTGTGACGCATATGGCACAACACGTTGTTATTACAAGAGACGAGATTTCGAGGTTTCCACTGGAAACCTGATGAAGTTGTTTATGTCAACATTCCTCCCAGAAATTGACTGCTCATGTTCCAGATTTTATTATCATGTGGGTAGCATCAAAACTGGATTATACTATTCATAGAATAAAGTAAATAGGACTATATCTAAACAGGAGAGTGAAAAATAAACTGACCGGTATGATCTTTGGACTCAGGGTATCTATCAGCAGACTTAGCTCCATGACCCCGATTTGAAGATCTGCAGCGAAGGAAAATGATCATTAGATACAGAACCAAACAAACATATCAGTGCAATAATAGATGAACAGAAAATAAGAATGGGCTCCATTGTAACATACAATCTTTACAAGACCATGAAGACCCTTCTACATAGCTCAAATTCATCTACAATCACTCCTGCAGCAACTATTCCTAGGACTCCATGGTGAGGAAAATCATACAAACGACTTATCAATTTCAGAAAGCTTTCAAGGAAATCATATAACATCTGTAGACACTGAGAAACAGGAAAGTTGTTAAAAAGACTAAACTATGGCTTGACTATCAAGAAAAAagccaacaacaaaaataaaggaATAATTAACCAATACCAATATCCTGAGGTATGTAGAGAAGAcatgatgatcatgatagagTTCACTGTATCACAAGGAATATTCAAATTTTCTAAATCTCAGTTACATTAgttttcaacaattcaaattgTGCACCAAAATTAGTAACACTGTCTTTTAAAGAATTTCATTTGAATAAGTAACATGCAACAAGAACAGTCCCTCATGGAAGCGCTCCCAGGAATCAACACCCACAAAGTTCCGTAGTAAAAGcttagaaaataacaattttttgAACAAAAACCAAAAATGTATTACAGAAGAATCCAGTCTGCGCGATCACCATGCAACTAAAACCATCGAAACACAAATTTCAATCATCACCATTCACAAAAACAACCTTCTCTCCAAAAAAGTTTTGGACCCAGTTCGACCAAACGAGACAACTACCTATTCAGAAAATCAACAACATGCTGTGACTCCACAGGATCCGATCCACCCTCGTCAGCCCGAAGTCCCACAGCAACCGCCTCATCTTGGGGTAAATAAAATTACAAACAAATCTACAAGTTGCAGAGCTTGTACTCACCCATTCCCCATTTTCACCCATCGTAACTTCTGCCCATCGACGCGATTTCAGCATCCCTGCCACCTCCTCCATCTGCAGCGGCGGCGGAATCATCACGGAGAGAGCTAGAGAGTGCTGTTTGACGAGCGATAAGCTTCTGGAAATCCGTCTTCGGAACAAATTTTTTCTGGGGTTTAGAGTTAAATCAAATCGTAGCAGCTGAAGCGATGGAGGAGGAGTTGGGTAACGGTGGGAATGACCTCGTTTCCGGTCATGTGTGCTGATTCGATAGGGGGAGGCCCAAACTATAATAATATTGGGCTTACGCCTTGGGCcacattttattattaatagttAACTAATTAGTTTAACTCTAGGTGGTTTAactattaaattcacaatttATATTTCTTATCTATATTttactatatatataattgagCAATGATACCCTGCACACCTCTTTCCTTCACACCTGTGGGCGCCTGCCTACGTGGCAAACCCACAAccacacaaaattttttttttgtttttttaaaaaaagactgACCAATCATGCACTGCAACGTAGGCGGTGCTCATGGAATCCTGCACACCTGGTGTGCAGGGTAACAAATTCGTATATAATTATCAGGCACAAGATCTCTTTGTTaactatttttttaattcaaaattCGTCAAATTTCTTTCACTAAAGTGAAGATAACAAAGTGAAAAAACTCAAACATAAAccttgaaaaaaaattattattgcaATATCATTGCACCTTTATATATGAAGAAAAGTTATACACAGAGACGTACGTGTATCTGTGTTGTGTTGTGTGTATTTTTCTCCTTGAGGCTCCACAATATACAAAAATCTACAGTTCATATAGTCATGTCCAAAGAGTTAAATGCATCCGAGATCAAACAATATACCAATTTGGAATAATTTAATTCTTTAACTACTCAATTTATTTGAGTGCATGTGCAATGATGCAACAGAGTATAAGTTTACAAATTACACTTGTGCAGAATAATTTGAATAAATAATCTTACAGTTATTTCATTTTACAAAAAAACATTAAATTAGAAATTTATCCTCTGACGCCGAAACAAGAGTATCCTCATGAATTTGATGTTTGTTCAGAAAGGTTATAATATTAAGACCACAGATTTGGAGAAATCTTGTGATAAAGGCCAATATCCATTCCATGGTGCACAATTGGAGCATACATCCATAATTCATCGGAGCTTAGCAACTGCAAACATCAGTCGAACGTAAAAACAAATTAATTAGCTCGATGGTCAAAAAAATCGACATGAAACATATCTATTGTGGCAAGAACCaactaatatttaattaagcTTACCTTAATTTGAAGCTGTAAGAACTTCACGTAGTGAACAGCCTCTTCCAGCATTGTGCTAATGTCAACCTGATGTGTTATTCCGTAACGCAAAGTTTAGTCTTAATCATTTAACTTTTATGTAATTCATACAATTTAAATTTTTACCacctttattttaatatacctTGGTTCCATTAGGGACAAGATTTTGCAAGATCCTCAATCTCTCGTTGATTCTCTCTCGTCTTCTCTGTAGAATTCGGAACAAGGGATCATTTCATGTCAAGATACATCGTATCAAATAGAAGATGCTGGATTTAGTGGTGTCGAACAGGAATCGTCACCATGGAAAAAAAAGTATATTTATACGAAAaattatttaacatttttattatatatataaaaagaaaCAATAAGTCAGACCCCATTTATCAATATTTTGAGCAGATTTGAAATGCGGTAAAGTATTTTACCCTTGCATAAAGGCTTTGGGGATCAGTTGCGGAACCCCTGCTAGCTCTTGCTTTCCCTTTCGAGGTTTTAGCTTCCGAATTCGACCCTTCATTCAGATCCTGAGAAGCATTTGAATCATCCTCAGAGCTGCAACTGCTTGAACTCTGTCCATTTACACCACCAGTGTTCTCTTCTTCAACAATATCATTATTGTTTTGGACAGCTTTCTTGTTCTTTTTCGACTGCATATTCCTCTTATTTTTCTGTACCTGTTCCAAGAATTTATCACCATTCACGGATTCAGAAATATAGAAACGGACTCAAAAAGGTCTAAAGTTAGGGCGGAActgatattttcaaaataataataatctatGCATGAGTTCGAGTTGCGATTGCCTCCTGCTGGATCCGCCTTAACTAATTAAGATATAATGGTGCCATAGAAACACTGTTGAAAAAAATACAATTGATCTAAACTCCTATACTTACATCTTTTGAAACCCGAGATCTTTTCCTGGGACTTTCGGGTGAACTATCCACAAATTTATCCGCACAGGATTGATGAACAGCAAAACCCTTATTCTGATCAATCAGAACTTCGGATCTTTCATACTTTATCTTGAGCTGCATTTCATCACAAAGTTCAGCGTTCAGCATGTCCCGAATTTCTGCATTTCCCACTTGATCGTTGCATATTTGTGCTTTCAGCTGGAGAATTTCTTCCATCATATGACCAGACGTGAAAACAGGCACGATCAAGTTATCGTTTTTGCAATCCATCGGATAAGTATCTATGGTAATATTGCTGGTAATTACATCTTGAAGAAAGTTAACACCAGTAGCGTTGTAAAATT
This genomic interval from Primulina eburnea isolate SZY01 chromosome 16, ASM2296580v1, whole genome shotgun sequence contains the following:
- the LOC140816343 gene encoding uncharacterized protein isoform X1 is translated as MGRRSSQKKNAAMLDSDDADSVSSSSTVQTDNMLMSRVEEEQVDTETFLDQCLDALYEKRGSTREKALASIIEAFTNSLEHEFVEKKFATLLHQCLNSIKKGSAKEIALASNVIGLLALTTGQGGEAQEILEESISPILEALKTRPEISKISSLLECLAVITFVGGEEPEKTEKSMQIMWQMAHPKLGTNVAAAKPSVAMITMVVSSWSFLLTTMNGRTLNPKIWQESITYLSSLLDKDDRSLRIAVGEALALIFEIGSLEKFCGDAKVSGDTSVDNVNDSRKLMSIHGLRNKILNQVRSLSSEAGGKGSAKKDLNSQRNIFRDIVDFLEDGYTPETSMKIGGDSLNMNTWAELIQLNFLKHFLGGGFLKHMQENQFLQDTLGFTPKKKLLAGVENRMSNGEKRMYKSPNSALNKARTQLLNKQRMLSQDMNSGHYAVAFADE
- the LOC140817231 gene encoding uncharacterized protein is translated as MESFGFLDEEMETLSTMFSCEDSSQLFHHFNVTNIFSNNGQIPSNFLVDQRHEFYNATGVNFLQDVITSNITIDTYPMDCKNDNLIVPVFTSGHMMEEILQLKAQICNDQVGNAEIRDMLNAELCDEMQLKIKYERSEVLIDQNKGFAVHQSCADKFVDSSPESPRKRSRVSKDVQKNKRNMQSKKNKKAVQNNNDIVEEENTGGVNGQSSSSCSSEDDSNASQDLNEGSNSEAKTSKGKARASRGSATDPQSLYARRRRERINERLRILQNLVPNGTKVDISTMLEEAVHYVKFLQLQIKLLSSDELWMYAPIVHHGMDIGLYHKISPNLWS
- the LOC140816343 gene encoding uncharacterized protein isoform X2 — protein: MGRRSSQKKNAAMLDSDDADSVSSSSTVQTDNMLMSRVEEEQVDTETFLDQCLDALYEKRGSTREKALASIIEAFTNSLEHEFVEKKFATLLHQCLNSIKKGSAKEIALASNVIGLLALTTGQGGEAQEILEESISPILEALKTRPEISKISSLLECLAVITFVGGEEPEKTEKSMQIMWQMAHPKLGTNVAAAKPSVAMITMVVSSWSFLLTTMNGRTLNPKIWQESITYLSSLLDKDDRSLRIAVGEALALIFEIGSLEKFCGDAKVSGDTSVDNVNDSRKLMSIHGLRNKILNQVRSLSSEAGGKGSAKKDLNSQRNIFRDIVDFLEDGYTPETSMKIGGDSLNMNTWAELIQHFLGGGFLKHMQENQFLQDTLGFTPKKKLLAGVENRMSNGEKRMYKSPNSALNKARTQLLNKQRMLSQDMNSGHYAVAFADE